In the Neospora caninum Liverpool complete genome, chromosome Ia genome, one interval contains:
- a CDS encoding phosphatidylinositol 4-kinase, related, which produces MASLSSSTATERVILSSSSPFSPVLPPAASDEALFSPELSCSRQPASPASLPRASPEACAAKEFPGAPNSTLSGSSPLSGSPSSSSLSILDDDAAGVLEATAAFLVASPDSDAPRGDSSSSTSTPPPQCPCQEPLRPFHASAVRVEETSDSSSTGPPRPGPGVAGSASMSANSKMEGFEISGTSLAGGRDATEWKHVPTQTKEEQTARVLSSSSSSLGRRGDEGSLLRLFQSDYFDAYFHMYYLFHRQEPGVHEYLVNLLYVKRTDEDIIFYLPQLVQLSLVRFKTSSLHRFLLDKASKSMHLALMASWLYQSMVEDKVAGLEEPAQKMTQEVEMAVVNCKPLGAGTQQSGWGRKEEMEEQGHGDRGEERRRNSENEFAVDLFKRPAGFARGPLRRPTLSSGALRPRIPESLRHLTGPTTMSGAKVKLPSVYGKLGNPLALSTLQLLPFSSTGAVSRREAREKVRSGGRCEGAEEEASGAGDRNRDAPAGREATGPNGRSLEEAQGDREDEGGDGSADWESDGREMEEELQQFIMKQRRCDYFNTLNHFISLLIDVSNALALEPDRSLR; this is translated from the exons ATGGCATCACTATCCTCGTCCACAGCAACAGAGCGTGTGATactgtcttcgtcttctcctttttctcccgtccTTCCTCCTGCCGCTTCCGACGaagcgctcttctctcctgagcTCTCCTGTAGCCGCCAGCCTGCGTCCcccgcttcgcttcctcgcgcgtcgcccgaGGCGTGTGCGGCGAAAGAGTTCCCTGGAGCGCCCAACTCCACGCTGAGcggctcctctcctctctcaggGAGTCCAAGTTCCTCGAGCCTGTCGATTCTCGACGATGACGCAGCCGGAGTCTTAGAGGCAACAGCGGCGTTCCTCGTAGCTTCTCCGGATTCCGACGCCCCCCGTGGCGATTCCTCTTCCAGCACATCTACGCCGCCGCCCCAGTGTCCCTGCCAAGAGCCTCTCAGACCGTTTCACGCGAGCGCGGTCCGTGTCGAGGAAACGAGCGACAGCAGCTCGACGGGACCCCCGAGACCCGGTCCGGGTGTCGCGGGAAGTGCCTCGATGTCGGCAAACAGCAAAATGGAGGGTTTCGAGATCAGCGGGacttctctcgctggcggACGCGACGCCACAGAGTGGAAGCACGTGCCGACCCaaacgaaggaagaacagacagCTCG AGTGTTGAGCTCGAGCAGCTCGAGTTTGGGGCGCAGGGGCGACGAGGGCAGCCTTCTGCGGCTCTTTCAGTCCGATTACTTTGACGCGTACTTCCACATGTACTACTTGTTTCACAGGCAGGAACCGGGCGTCCACGAATACTTGGTGAATCTGCTGTACGTGAAGCGAACAGACGAAGACATCATCTTCTACCTCCCGCAACTCGTCCAGCTCTCGCTGGTCCGCTTCAAAACCTCGTCGCTTCaccgctttctcctcgacaAAGCGAGCAAAAGCATGCACCTTGCTCTCATGGCGTCTTGGCTCTACCAGTCAATGGTGGAGGACAAAGTAGCAG gTTTGGAAGAGCCGGCGCAGAAGATGACGCAGGAGGTGGAAATGGCCGTTGTGAATTGCAAACCGCTCGGCGCAGGAACACAGCAAAGCGGATGGGGTCGGAAGGAAGAGATGGAAGAACAGGGACATGGCGatcgaggagaggagagaagacgcaactCCGAAAATGAGTTCGCCGTTGATCTTTTCAAAAGAC ccGCGGGGTTTGCCCGCGGGCCTCTGCGGCGGCCCACGCTGTCTTCGGGCGCTCTGCGTCCGCGCATTCCCGAGAGCCTGCGCCACTTGACGGGTCCGACGACGATGTCAGGGGCGAAGGTGAAGTTGCCGTCGGTCTACGGGAAGCTGGGGAatcccctcgctctctccacgctACAGCTGCTGCCCTTTTCGAGCACGGGCGCGGTGTCGcgacgcgaggcgcgagagaaggtgCGCAGCGGGGGGAGGTgtgaaggcgcagaggaagaggcaagtGGCGCAGGGGACAGGAATCGAGACGCGCCGGCAGGTCGGGAGGCGACGGGACCGAACGGCCGCAGCCTGGAAGAAGCGCAGGGGGaccgggaagacgaaggcggcgacgggaGTGCGGACTGGGAAAGCGACGGACGGGAAATGGAAGAAGAACTCCAGCAGTTTATTATGAAACAGCGACGGTGTGACTACTTCAACACGTTGAACCACTTCATTTCTCTTCTCATCGATGTCTCCAACGCCCTGGCTCTCGAACCGGATCGGTCGCTGCGGTAA